In Lolium rigidum isolate FL_2022 chromosome 3, APGP_CSIRO_Lrig_0.1, whole genome shotgun sequence, the genomic window gttatcatccgaaccccttccagtattaagttgcaaaacaacatacaattgcattaagtatggtgcgtaatgtaatcaataactacatcctcggacatagcatcaatgtttgatccctagtggcaacagtacatccataaccttagaggtttctgtcactccccagattcacggagacatgaacccactatcgagcataaatactccctcttggagttaagagcaaaaacttggccagagcctctactaataacggagagcatgcaagatcataaacaacacataggtaatagattgataatcaacataacatagtattctctatccatcggatcccgacaaacacaacatatagaattacggatagatgatcttgatcatgttaggcagctcacaagatccgacaatgaagcacatgaggagaagacaaccatctagctactgctatggacccatagtccaggggtgaactactcactcatcactccggaggcgaccatggcggtgaagagtcctccgggagatgaatcccctctccggcagggtgccggaggtgatctccgagaatcccccgagatgggattggcggcggcggcgtctcggtaaggttttccgtatcgtggctctcggtgccgggggtttcgcgacgaaggctatttgtaggcggaagggcgaggtaaaggggcgtcacgaggggcccacaccacaggtcggcgcggccggggcctgggccgcgccgcccggtgtgtcaccacctcgtggccccacttcgactctccctcggacttccggaagcttcgtggcaaaataggaccccgggcgttgatttcgtccaattccgagaatattttctttgtaggatttactgaaaccaaaaacagcgagaaaacgacagcggctcttcggcatctcgttaataggttagtgccggaagatgcataaatacgacatatactgtgtataaaacatgtagatatcatcaataatgtgggatggaacataagaaattatcgatacgtcggagacgtatcacccggcaccttagcccggtcaccacccggcgccaggcccggtttcaaccggcctaactcggtcccaggcccggtcgaccggcccccagaccggccgtgtccgagtctgtctcgaccagatcccgatctgggtcggttattcttgtaatttttcgacctgaggtcgtcctgaacccctatataagtgcccaggacgccccaaattaggtttagaccacgtttaagataaaccctagttcatagttgattgctttgcaactctattgaatccctacaccatattgcattgatttggtgtaaaccctgaaaagtcttgtgtgatgtgttgttccattgggaattagaaggttacaatttaccgcttcgtggtcggcggctacgtgcgcaagtgtgtggagttttgaatatcttgcggggttgagagttgttgcattggcgacaaggaccaatcgagagatctcgttgcgtcatacaagttatcatccactcttcatcaagttatctccgctgtgttcatcccgtgatcatcatcaccaccgttgcttactgagaagatcggaccACCCCTTATCATGTCTTCTAAACACTGGTTGTTAGAGTTCTTAGCACGGACGACTGATTTGGAAGCTAGTGTTTTAGCAATTGGTTGTTGGCATATATGGGATGCAACGAACGATGCCAGGAATAACCACACCATTCCAGAACCAAAGCGCACAAGTGCGAGGATCATTGTGTACGTTGACAAGGTTATCCAACATTGCTTTAAAGAAAATCCTGGTTCTAGGCAtgagtccaatagagctcagaaatggACTCCGCCGCGGGGAAGTTTTGATTAATGTCGTCGCTGCTCTATTTGTTAATCTTCATCGGATGGCTATGGGTGCAGTGTTCTGGGATCATTCTGGGTACTGTCTAGCCGCGGCTAGTGAACCGCTGGAGGGTTTCACGTCCCCTGAGCTTGCCGAGGCGTTTGCACTAAGGTGTGCGGTGTCGATCGCTGCGGATAAGGGCTACAACAAAGTGATTTTTGCTTCGATTACTTGTCTCTGATTCAGCGATAGAATTTTCCACTTTTGGACTGCTCCATGGTGGGCACGGTGGTGATGGACATCAAGCGTCTGGGTAGTGACTTTCCATTCAGTCTCCTTTCGACATGTTAGACGTTTTCTCAACGAGGCAACACACATTCTTGCTAGAACTTGTGATGTTTTTAGCTTAGGTTTTATTTATGATTTTGGTCCAAATTGTATTGGGAAGACTCTTTGTATTCATGATTTGTGATCGATAAGGTACCGTGTTCTCAAAAAACAAAGAAGTAGTCGGCGCCCTCGTCATGTCGTCCACCATGTCGGGCAAACATGAACCATTGAACCAACACTATCCTTGTTCCAGCAAAGTCTAAATGTAAAGGGACCACGAAACTCCCTCGAGGCCCCGGACAGCCGCCGCCTCTCAAAACCCTAGCCGCATCCacttcagcctcctccatagattaGTTCTCTCTCCTCCGGCCGGCTTCACCGGCgccgggaggagtggggaatccgatctatgcgtggagttttcaataaaagtagtgttttcagtagattatgttaggattctgGTATTCGTATTCTTATTGGTTTCCTATCAATGGAGATAACATCGTCtggaataagtgatcttcggactTTCATTCGATGACGAGATCTGCTTCCCGACGTCAATTGTGGCGTTGAAAAATTACAATCCACTAGGTATGGGCCTTTAGATCTTGCTTTGTCGGATCGATTTCGGATCTTTTATCGTTGTTGCCACGAGGAGGATtaccctcgcagtttttgtcccggctgctacgtcctcagcaatggtgattcgtactctcggctctccatcgatgacgacaaagctagtcggttgttattctctggtgttggtactcttgccgatgttgaatggTTGCTTTattggttgcgtgcgtgcacgcagtctTGGCATTGCGTCTCAAAAAATTATgagagaactttcgtcggtatttacaggtttatggttcgttatctatctttggctgccttcagaagagtacaagattgtgttatggaagaagaaagattttgaagacctcgaagatttgttactatcttttagactttattttgtaatcgtttggagtagttcatgtatctctaccatgtactatttgttactatgaatatatgtggtattaatTGTAAAAAACACTATCCTTGTCCCACTGCCGCGTCTCCCAGGCCTAATAATAAAACAAAATGTACTAGatgtgttgtattgtgatccaaattcatatactaaagggaggctaacttctgacgagcggagcgaggcccgtcgccggtaggcttgggccgaagcgtacggtacggatcgttggcaccgcctatatatagatcttgtaagccgccggctagggtttatcagattacaaGATAACCCATaatgtttgtaaacactccccgatatagtgaagttttgctggctggcgtccgtggtttttttccttctgtgttggaaggggttttccacgttaaatctcgtgtctccgctgcgttttcctttatcgttcttcgttattttcttgttgcttttataacaagtggtatcagagcccatgtttcaatctagggttttgcgacatgtcttccttgaaatTCGATCTACTCGAGTTGGAttataccacgagattttctctgtggcaagtgaagatgagggcgatccttacccaatcttcGATCTGGATGAAactcttgatggatttggcaagaaagatgccaagacctggaccgacgatgaaaagaggaaagaccgtaaggctttttcattaattcagatTCATCTATCtaacaatatcttgcaggaagtgctggctgagaaatcTGCAGCGGCGCTGttgttgaaactggaatcgatctgcatgtccaaagatctaaccagtaagatgcacgtgaagatgaagttgttcccgcacaagctgcaagaaggtgcgtcaatgatgaatcacctatcgatctttagagagatcgtttctgatttgctgtccatggaggtaaattatgatgatgaggatctcgctcttatactgttactctcgttgcctaattcttttgcgaattttcgatATACCTTGTTATACAGCCATGATCAACTAACCCTTgctgaagtttatgaagccctacagcagagggaaaagatgaaatctatggtgcatgcagagggttcgtcatctaaggcagaagcacAGCAGGTcaggaccgagaacagaaacaacaactacaacaggtCCGAGGTAGGTCTGAGGCAGAAACACAGCAGGTCCGaggcagcaaacaaatagttccattgctgctgatagatTGAGGCGTAagaaaggtccacgtcctcgtttgaTTGAAGAATATAATCTTGTCcaccatgctttgagttgtgctgaacaggtggagcatgatattgaacctgctacatatgctgaggccgttgcatccattgaccgcgtgaagtggatttcctctatgcaagaggagatgcaatcacttgacaagaatggcacatgggatattGTGCCCttacctaaacaaaagaaggctttccgatgtaagtggatatttagaagaaaggaaggtttgtctcctaatgagcctccgaggtttaaggcaaggttagtagcaaaaggtttcagccaaattccaggaattgattataatgatgtattctctctggTTGTGAAGCATTGTTCCATtcggcattctttggtattgtggctatgcacgatcttgagcttgagcagttagatgtgaagaatgctcttctgcatggtgagcttgaggaggagatatacatggaccaacctgaaggttttgttgtgcctggtaaggaggatcttgtttgcaagttgaagaggtccctttatggtttgaaacagtctccaagacagtggtataAAGTTTTCATTCATTTATGATTGCACATAagtttaagagatctcagtatgatagttgtgtttatatcaagtttgttaatggatcaccaatatactttctattatatgttgatgatatgttgattgctgccaagagcaagaaagagatcactactttaaagtcaaTATTaactagtgagtttgagatgaaggatcttggtgctgccaagaaaatactaggtatggaaattataagagacagaaaatctagtgtgttatttcttagtcagcaaaattacattcagaaagttcttcatcgttttagtatgcatgatgcaaagtctgttagtacaccaattTCTCATCACTTCAAATTATCAGCATTGCAATGccctagtactgatgaagattttgagtacatgtctcgagttccatattctagtgctgttggttccttgatgtatgccatggtttgttctcgtcctgatctgtcatatgctatgagtttgatcagtcgatacatggctaatcctggtaaagaacattggaaagttgttcagtggattttcaggtacattCGTGGCAGATCCAAAGCTTtcctgaagtttggcaagactggtgagggactcgtaggctatgtggattcagattttgctgccgatttggataagataagatccctcacaggttatgtgttcactattggtggatgtgctgtgagttggaaggcaacgttacaacctgttgttacccaatctacgaccgaagcagaatatatagcaattaatgaagcttgcaaaaagtccgtttggttgaaaggtttgtatgctgagctttgtggagatgattcttgcattatcttgttttctgacagtcaaagtgGATATACCTTtatatcaaatgttccatgagaggacaaagcacattgatatcaagtaccattatgctGGCGatattgttgctcaaggtaaactgaaggtatgcaagataagtactcataatAATCTTGCTGATATGATGAAAAAGCCAGTTcctatttccaagtttgagctttgctcgagcttggttggtataactgtttagcccaagtggttgttggcgccagcaagtgtttttctttgttgttcagaagattgttgaagttcatgctacaaaatggaatttgtctcaaggtggagtttgttgccggtaggcttgggccgaagcgtgaaCAAAACTAGGTCCTAAACTTTCTGTTGCTACATGTTACTTGCTTTTGTTGGTTATGTAATATTTGGACAGAACTATGTCTTAAATTGCTTATAATGTTCTAATATGTAGGCAGAACTACGTCTTATTTGTGCCTCTTATTTGTGCCTCTTATGTAATTGTGTTAATAACTTAATATGCTATGCCTCTGTGAAATATAGACAGGTATATATGGGTATGTGCTGCCCAGATTTTGATTTTTTTCAATGAATTATTAGCAAAACCGCTAAATGTATAGCCGGCTATAGCTGGACTATTGCCTTGTATAGCTGCCAAAACATCTGCCGCTGTTTccaatagccggctatttaaaactctGGAGGAAGCGATCAGTGCATGATAGCCTGGCAAATAACAGATGGGTAGGGACGTCGCTCGGCCGGCGAACTCTCGGTCAACACGGCCATGCTTGCGATGCCCTGCACTAGCAAGGACACCGCGGACGAGTTCAGATGGAAGTGGCGCTACCGGATGCTGTTCCAGGGCACTACAGCTCCGCCGGGCGCAACCTTGGTGCTCAAAGTCACCAAAAGTTCATATTACTCCGGATTAGTGAAGattgtgctttttttttttacctcaCACAGTTGATGTTTCTCAAAACTGTCACAAAACAATAATCATTCAAGCTCTCAATTCCAAGACAGACAAGGCATACACAGTTGCTCATCAGCGAGAACTGAAATGACATAATCTTTATGCAAATTGATCAGGCCCACTACATTGCTCATATGCAAACTGAATTAAAGAATCTTTATGAAGGTTCATTAGACTTGCCCTATTACTCATCAAAGAGaattgccatgatataaacttcaCGCCAGGAGGTGTGCTGCTTGAGCAATGAAGTACTGGGAATGATGTTTTGGACAATTATCACAAATTTGTACGATAACCTAATGAATATGAGATTATCTCTTCTCCTAGATCTTAGATGAGAAAACGAAAAACCAAAAGGTGAAACATCCTGATGTACAAATCATCTCCGAGAAAATGACGGGCTGTTTTAGGAGAACATGTGCTTTTCTCTACCACCAGCCACTGTAAACGCCTTCTCCTGATTGAGACACGTGCATGATCATGATGAGACCTGCTTCAAATCCCTGGAAAAAAATGAAGAACATGCACGCTTAGTTTTCAAACACGCAGAAACTTCAGGCGATGACAAAGATAAGAAAACTTGACTGAGCTAACTTCAAAAAAATTGACTATAAAGTTCTCATCTGCATTCATAACAAAATCAAAGTATTTAACCGTGTAAAACTTAAACCAATCCAGCAGTGGAAAATCTTAGACAGAAGATCCACAAAGATTGGTCCCTCCCTGATGAACATGCTTTTCGATTTACTGGACATGGCACTAGTCTTACCAAGTCAGGTAAAGGAAGAGATGAGAGTTAAATTACTGCTACTATGGTAGCCCACGTGGCACCTAATTAATAGTAACATTCTTTTTGGCGACGGTAAAAGCAGGATTGGAGAACACTCATCTTGTATTTTGCAATCCTACCTTATCTGGGTGCAAGATGCTAGAGACATGGAACTTCTGATTGACCCTAAAGGAAACAGCCTGTTTACCCTATTTTTGTGAAAACACAAAAAAGCATTGGAAGGAGACTGCATTCTCCTGATCAAAACCTCAGACAGCGCAGAGCCTCCCTACGTGGTCAATATGAGCCCAAGTTCAAACAAAATGTGGTGTGCACAGAGCTGAACACATTATGCTAATGAAGGAATTGGGTCTAAATTAACTTGACATTTTCTTGAAATATCATAACAGGCACACACAAAGACAAAGGAAAACATGTTGTCGTATCATAACTAACCAACTGCGTGGTCTGACCATGAATGTTTGTATGGTTCCCTCATACCCTGTTTCTTAATAAGAGCTCAAGTTCAAACAAAATGTGGTGTGCACAGAGCTATGAACCCAAGTTCAAACAAAATGTGGTGTGCACGGAGCTGAATACATTATGCTAATGAAGGAATTAACTAGACATTTTGTTGAAATATCCATAGCAGGCACATACACAAAAACAAAGGAAACATATTTCCATATCATACCTAACCAAATGCAATGTGCGGGTGGCAATACTTATAGTGGCATTTAAGCTGCTGAGTGTAAAACACGGCCTGACACACTTGGCACCTGTCCCATGCTCCACCATCATCGTGCTTGGTATCAAAATGATTCCCCAGCTGGTCATAAAAGGTTCAATTAATTAGAGACGAATCAGGAATGTGCTTAATTCTAACATACTGGGGAACTTAACAGTACTATGTTGAGCAATACTCACAGCGTCTTTGTGTTGTCTGAGTTTTTTGCAGTCCCCAAAATAGCAGGCGGAACAAAAATCCCACTCAGATCCACTCTTGGGTCTCATGGTGACATATTCAGTGTGAATGACCTTCTGCTCATACGGATCAAGAACTTGTGCATCCTTTGCAAGGATCTGTTTTCAATGTAAACGTGCATAGGTTAGGGTGAGATATGATTTTAAAAGTGACTGCAAGGAAAATAAGCTCACATACTACTAAGGAAAAAACCATTGCAAAGAAATTCATGTCGGGCAAGAAGGGACAGAAGATACAGAAAGACAATATCTACATTAAGGGTTTAAATTCTAGATATGGTACAGATTTTTCTTCGCAGTGTACTGCTAGAGAAAAAGGAATATCTAATTTTCGGAGATGCAACTATGGAATCCCATATCCCCTGTTTTATATTTGTAAATTCTATACCTCGGCTATCAAACCCCAAAGATATATGAACCACCTTAACTTCATGATATGTAACTGTAGAACTCTTATTTTGGCATATCCACTCCTACTGAAATGACTAATATAATGCAATGTTTTTGCTAAACTTCAAGGAACTCCTCTAAACTAGATTAAGATGGTAAAAGAAACCCACTTTCAAGCACACATTGTACTATGTATAGTCCATGTATGCCTTGATTGTTTGTATATTATAGAATATACTGAGAGAAGAGCATGTGCATTACCAATCTCTTCCTGTGTATAATCATGTTTCATAAATGCATTAATAAATCAAGGAAAATGCAGAATATTTTTATCGCCTACAATTCAGAAACACTACATTGATCAAATCAAATTATATTTAGTTCAGGTTTCCGATGTAAGCTATTCATCATATAGACTGAGGTGATGTGCCAGGTTAGTTAAAGTTTAAACATTTTTGTTTGGTAGGTATTAGTCATCCATTGCTGTAGTTGGTGCTTACAAATAATAACTAAACAGAATGAAGTTTCATGGTTTCTAGATTGGAAAAATTGACATGAACACGTCAACCCCTGTTATACAGGCTATGCAGTTGTTGCATGTCTTAGACTAAAATCCTTAAGTTGAGGGAAGAGAAAACAAGGAGGTACGGTGGAATTCTGCAATTCAAATGGCATTAGTTAATTCATACTGACATTATGTGCTGCCAGCAACTGAAACATATCCACCAGTCAATAACAGAAATGGTTAACAAACAGTGCCATGCCGACTCCTATTTTGTATGGGTTTTGCAGCCATACAATGTCAGTCAGGTTCAGTGAGATAAGTGAGAGGTGAATTGTTTCATCAATCAGCCGAACAAGAAACTGACGCTGGTCAATTATATTATATTTTGCAAGTGAAAGTGATAGTAGAGGAAGAAGTGCAACAGAGACGACCATTCCAGCGATGGAAACCGAAAATGCAAGATTGCCAGCAGTTGCAACTTACCTTTTCGATAGTAGGACCTGGAGGGAGAATAC contains:
- the LOC124700028 gene encoding uncharacterized protein LOC124700028, yielding MLTSLSAFVQELFRLLQMPTMPAWLSAFFQRSRTDDAPVPVPVVVVPARKKKRGFQSYMYAHRRPSDAELARNQEAADRILPPGPTIEKILAKDAQVLDPYEQKVIHTEYVTMRPKSGSEWDFCSACYFGDCKKLRQHKDALGNHFDTKHDDGGAWDRCQVCQAVFYTQQLKCHYKYCHPHIAFG